From the genome of Ovis aries strain OAR_USU_Benz2616 breed Rambouillet chromosome 5, ARS-UI_Ramb_v3.0, whole genome shotgun sequence:
CATCAGATACACAGGagtaaacaaagcaaaacttCTCTCTTTATGAAGTTTCATCATTCTTGTCATTCTTTCTTCTAATCAAATCTCATCGAGTCCCTTAAGATCCAAAGTACATCTTGCTTTGCCAGAAACACTCCCCTAAGCATACTTGCCCAGTGCCAGCTCCTTTCCTTAGACCCTCACTGTGAGGGTTGCCTGACATTTACCTAAACATTTTAGTTATCACCAGATATGCTCATGTCATCTTATACAATAAGGACTGCAATTTCTTTGAGGAGACTTCTAGACTTATAGTCTAGATTGTTTCCTTCACAAGTCCTCCCCCTACTTTCCTAAACACACATTAAGTTCTTAGGTATAGTTCTTGAGGGTCTCTTCCCACTCCCCATCCCCTGCCATATGTATGGTATTTTCTTGGACAGAGGGAGGGCAGTTAGATGTGTTCCCTTGAGCAAGGACTGTTGTGTCTTTAATGAAGAACCCTCAAGTTTGAATTAACAGAGAAAACAAGTGCTATTTTATAATATATCTAGGGAATCCCCCAGGGAAGGAATAACAGGAATTATTACTGTTCTGATTCTTTGCACTACTATTGTTATGATTTATAACAATTTGAGTTCAACTTGCGTCTAATCTGTACTTTGTAGATGAATAgtgttgcttttattcttttccttgtttACATGAACAGTTGTGGGAACTCGACAGTTGCAAAAGCATCCATGATAGGAAAAATGAGAACacaaaataaacacttttaagTTTTAACAGTTTGTTCTTGATTGTATGCAGACTCCTGCCCATTCACCTGATTGTAATATATCAATTTAAGCAGATCGGGCATTACAAAATGGCCCCTGATCACTTCTATACAGAAGTGGCCTTTAATCTGTCACTGGTTATAGACTATTTTGAGAATCTTATAAAGTCAGAAGCACTGTCCctagaaaaatagaaagattcACATCTACACAAAATGTGAATATAAATTTAAAGGTGATGTGTACCTTTAAGACCCAGCCATGTAGCTCAGAGCATCCAATCAATGGTTAATCAATATTAgaataacctgctgctgctgctaagtcgcttcagttgtgtcgactctgcgaccccatagacagcagcccacctggcttccgcatccctgggattctccaggcaagaacaatggagtgggttgccgtttccttctccaatgtgtgaaagtgaaaagtgaaggtgaagtcgctcagtcgtgtccgactcttggcgaccccatgaactgcagctcaccaggctcctccatccatgggactttccaggcaagagttctgcagtggggtgccattgccttctccaagaataaCCTGAAAGGTTGTTAAAATGCAAACCTGCAGCTTTGCCCTGGGAAGGTGCAACATGGGATGAAGGGGTCCGCATTTTGTAACGTTCTCCAGGAGATTCTTAAGCAGGTAAGTAATGGTTTATACTTTGTCAAACTCTGCTTAGGGTTTTGTGAAGAGAGAATTAGAGAGCAGAGTCTCGGAGAGGTTAGCACCTAGAAATTCAGGAAAACAAATTAGACCCCGGTGAGCTGAACTGGGAGAGGTTAATGTCAGGAGAATGAAGAACAGGGTGAAGTAGGTTTAGAAACCAGAGCTATGTAAATCTGGGTAGGATGTATTAGGAGTTGGGCACAGGAGCTTGGAAGAAGGTTGAAAATCATGGCAAGATTCGGGGCtgtgcaatatgccagcaagacAGTCTCTCAAGATCAAAGCAAACCCTCCCTCCTTAGAGAGGTTCTCTAGGTTGCCTTGGAGGAGAGATAGCTACTGTGTCTGCTAACCCTCCTAAATTACTCAGACTAGAAAATAAGGACAGAACTCCTCATACCCCTTTCTACTGAGCAGATCCCTACCCACCACCTTCATCAGAGAATTACTGTGTCTGCATTGGGTGGGTCCTTGATTCCTTTAACTTTACAGATTAGCcaactgaggcacacagagagGGAGAGTCTAAAGGCAGATCATCCAGTAAGTAGCACCTGTGTCAAGACCAGAACCTAGTTTTCTGCCTGTTGGTCTGATGCTCTTCTTCCCCCACTACTTGGTCgtgaaataaaacatattttatggaTCCCCTTGTTTCATAAATTCCTTGGGAGTGTTCTCACCCCCAAAGAGTTTAGGGAAATCCATGCAGATGCAAATATATGTTAACATAGGCAACATTTCAATTAAAACAGTACATTGGCATGCATGTAATTCtgtttctcattcattttaatgCAATGTGGTCATTACCAACAGCCAACTGGACAAAAGCAAGGTTTGTCTCAGTGCTTACGTGCTCCTCGTCATGGAGCGGAGAATGAACTCCACTGCATTCTCAATAATCTCCGAGCCCAAAAGGTTTAGGAATTTGGGGAACTCTGGCTCTGAATTTTTGCCTGAGTCATGTGGCTGCTCATCTGGCTTGTCCTCTGGTTTgtcatctgaaaaacaaaacgGAATCTCAGGGTTGATTCTCAGCAAAAAAGATAAGGAAGTTTCTTTCATTGTAAGGAATCCTAGGGCCCTTtataacacccccccccccat
Proteins encoded in this window:
- the C5H5orf46 gene encoding uncharacterized protein C5orf46 homolog, which encodes MAVSVLRLTIVWGLLVLILTCQADDKPEDKPDEQPHDSGKNSEPEFPKFLNLLGSEIIENAVEFILRSMTRSTEFLEHGDKQGEHSSK